In the Candidatus Omnitrophota bacterium genome, GGCATTCACTGTCACAATGACAGCGAGACAGCTGTTTCTAATTCCATAGCCGCTGTCATGGCCGGATGCGACCATGTCCAGGGCACTACAAATGGTTATGGCGAACGTTGCGGCAATGCCAATCTATGCTCAATAATCCCGTCTTTAATGGCCAAGCTCGGCATGGACTGCCTTAATGGCGGCAGGCTGAACGAATTGACCGAGGCGTCCCGTTATGTGGCAGAGGTATGCAATATGAAGCATATGGATAATCAGCCTTTTACCGGGCAAAGCGCTTTTGCCCATAAAGCAGGGGTGCATGTTAATGCTGTTTTAAAAAAGCCCAAGGCATATGAGCACATGCCGCCGGAAACAGTCGGAAATAAGAGGAGGATACTTGTTTCCGAGCTTTCAGGCAAAAGCACCCTGTCCATTAAAGCGGAGTCGTTTAATATAAACCTTAAAAAAGACAGCCCCAAGACAAAGCGTCTTATGAACATACTGCAGGATATGGAACATCAGGGGTATCATTTTGAGGCCGCCGAAGGCTCGTTTGAATTATTGCTAAAAAGGCAGGTAAAAAAATACAAAAAGTTCTTTGAACTCAAAAGCTTCAGGGTCATAAATGAAAAGGATGAAGATGGAAGCCTTTATTGCGAGGCCCGTATAAAAATAATGGTTGGAGGCAGGGTCAAAAATACGGTTTGCGAAGGAGACGGGCCTATCAATGCCCTTGACGGAGCCTTGAGAAAATCTTTGGTAGGTTTTTATCCAAAGCTTGCGGATATGCATTTGTCTGACTTCAAGGTGCGTGTTCTTGATGAGAAACAGGGCACTGCCGCTAAAGTCCGGGTATTGATCCAATCGCAGGACAAGGAAAAATCGTGGTGGACCATCGGCGTGTCGGAGAACATTATAGAGGCCGGATGGCAGGCGCTGGTTGACAGCGTTGAATACAAATTACTAAACGGATAGCGTCAATGCCGAATACCGCGGATCTAAACTAAGGATAGAGAATGAAAGAAATATCAAAAACATATAATCCCGCCGGAATAGAGCGGGACATATATAGATTATGGGAAGAAAAGGGCCTTTTCCACGCAAGCCTTGACCATAAAAAAATGCCCTATACAATAATGATACCGCCCCCGAATATTACCGGCATACTGCATATGGGCCATGCCCTGAATAATACGATACAGGATATACTTATTCGTTATCACAGAATGAAAGGCAGGCAGGCGCTTTGGATGCCCGGCACCGACCACGCCGGTATCGCGACGCAGAATGTAGTTGAACGCAGGTTGAGCAGTCAGGGCGCAAACAGGCATGAGCTTGGAAGGCAAGCCTTTATCAATGAAGTTTGGAAATGGCGCCAGGAATACGGTAATACCATAATCAGCCAGCTTAAGCGTCTTGGCGCTTCATGTGACTGGTCAAGACAGCGCTTTACCATGGATGAAGGCCTATCCGAAGCTGTGCAGGAGGTTTTTATCAGGCTTTATGAAAAAGGCCTTATATACAGGGGTAATTATATTATCAACTGGTGTCCGAGGTGCCGGACAGCGCTTTCAGATGAAGAGGTTGAACACGAGGAAATAGAAGGCAGGCTTTATTATATTAAATATCAGGTCAAGCCCGAAGGCTCCGCCTGCCGGGCCTGTGAACCGGATTATCTGATAGTGGCAACTACAAGGCCGGAGACAATGTTAGGAGATACCGCCCTGGCGGTAAACCCCTCGGATGAGAGATATAAGTCTTTAGTCGGCCGCAGGGCTATTGTTCCTGTTGCCGGACGGCATATCCCTATTATAGCCGACGATATGGTAGATCCCGCTTTTGGGACAGGTGTAGTAAAGATCACTCCGGCCCATGACCCGAATGATTTTAATGCCGGCAAAAGGCATAATCTTCAGGAGATTAATATAATGGGCCCTGATGGAGTGCTTAACGAGAATGCCGGTATATACAAAGGCGTGGACAGGTTCATGGCCAGAAAGCAATTGGCAGGCTTTTTGGAAAAAGAAGGCCTGCTTGATAAAGTAACCCCGCACCGGCATGCTGTGGGCCATTGCTACAGATGCCATACCATAGTGGAGCCGTATCTGTCAAAACAGTGGTTTGTAAAAATGAAGCCTCTGGCAGGGCCGGCTATTGAAGCGGTTGAAAGCGGTAATATAAAATTTTATCCGGCCAGATGGGAAAAAGTTTATCTGGATTGGATGTATAATATCAGGGATTGGTGCATAAGCCGCCAGATATGGTGGGGGCACAGGATGCCTGTATATTATTGCCGTGCCTGCTGTTGCGGAGATTCGTCCAAGGGCGTAATTGTTTCAAGGGTTAAGCCTGATAAATGCCCGCATTGCGGCGGCAAGGATATCAGCCAGGATGAGGATGTTCTGGATACTTGGTTTTCTTCGTGGCTTTGGCCTTTTTCAACGCTCGGCTGGCCGTTTAACGTGGCGGTATCAGGCGGGAAAACTTCACCCGGGGACATGGAAAAGCAAAAAAAAGAATTCGCCTATTTTTATCCGACCTCATGCCTTGTCACTGCGCAGGAAATCATATTTTTCTGGGTAGCCAGGATGATAATGGCCGGCCTTGAATTCTGTAAAAAAATTCCCTTTCGGGATGTATATATCCACGGCACTGTGCGCGACGATACGGGAACCAAGATGTCTAAGTCGCTTGGCAATACCATAGACCCTATTGAGATAATTGAACAATACGGATCTGACGCCCTGCGGTTTAGCATTATTTCCATTACTGCCGCGGGCCAGGATGTTTTTCTTAATAAAGAGCGTTTTGAGTCAGGCAGGAGCTTCGCGAATAAGATTTGGAACGCTTCGCGTTTTATACTTATGAATTTCAAACCGGAACCGGTTTGTTCTCTGGAGGATTATTTCAAGAATACCGGTTTTTCGCTGGCTGACAAATGGATATGGAATTCCTTTCAAAAGGCCGTAAAGGCTGTGGAAAAAGCCATAGGGGATTATAGGTTTAATGATGCCGCTAATATAGCCTACGATTTTATCTGGCACAAATATTGCGACTGGTATGTTGAGATAGCCAAGACCAGCATAGACCTGCCCAGAACCCAGGCCGTTTTGTTCAATATACTGATAAACTGCCTTAAGATACTGCACCCGTTTATGCCGTTTGTTACCGAGGCATTGTGGCAGGAGATGGAAATGGCAGAGCCTTTAATGGTCTCCGAATGGCCGCGTATTGCCGGTAATGAGATAGACGAAGGCGCTATCAGCAGGATGGATAAAATAATCTCTATCATAGCCGCTGTCAGGAACATAAGGGCGCAGATGAACATCTCCTTTAAACAGCCTATCCGTGTTATTGTTTCAACAAAAGACAAAGACATGTTCTCGTCGGCCGATGAGTTATCGGTTTATGCCGGTAAACTTGCCAATGCCGGCCAGGTCAGAGTGGATACTTTAAAAACCGGCCCGCGGCCTTCCGCGTCAAGCGTTCTTGATTTCTGTGATGTTTTTATTCCGCTTGAAGGTATCATTGATATAGAGAAAGAAAAGGCAAGGCTTGATAAAGAGCTCGGTGAGGCTGAAATGTTTTTGTCCGCGGTAAACAAAAAACTTGCCAACAAGTCCTTTATTGACAGGGCGCCCGCCGGTATTGTTCGTGATGAAAAACAGAAGGCGCTTGTCCTGACGGATAAAATAACCCGCATAAAAGAAAACATTAAAAATCTCACATAAATATGCCTGACCTTATAAGGATAAATAAATTTTTGGCTCAACGCGGGATAGCTTCCAGGCGTAAGTCTGATGAGCTTATCAGCCAGGGCCGTGTTTGCCTAAACGGTATAAAATTATCAAGCCCGGGGGCCATGGTTGATCCCGTCAAGGATACCGTATCGGTTGACGGCGTAAAAATTGATGCCGGCCTTTTACCCGAACACCTTACCTATCTGATGCTGAATAAGCCCGCGGGTTATATAACTACTCTAAAAGACACGCATAAAAGACGCACGGTTATGGACCTTGTTCCCGGCGTGAAAGGGGTTTTCCCTGTAGGCAGGCTTGATAAAGATACCACAGGATTACTTATCATGACTAATGACGGCCGGCTTTGCCACAGGCTTATGCATCCGAGTTTTGAGATGGACAGGCTTTACGAAGTTACCATTGCCGGCCAGGTTAAAGCTTCTGATATATCAAGGATTGAGCGGGGTGTTGATATAGGAGACGGGAAAGCCTCGGCACTTAAAGTCTTGGATATTATTAACGATAAATTTAAAACCGTTGTCCGGGTCAGCCTGCACGAAGGCAGGAAACGCCAGGTGAGAAAGACCTTTGAAGCTCTGGGTTATAAGATAAAGGAATTGACCAGGACAGGTTACGCCGGCTTAAAGCTTGATCTGCAAACAGGCTCTTACAGGCATCTTTCGGAAAAAGAGGTTTCTTTGCTTAAAAAAGGCGTGGGAATAACATGATAATAGACGCGTATACAAGGAAGATAATCCAGCAAGCCTTGATAGAGGACATAGGCGGCGGAGACATTACTACAGCCTCTGTCCTTGGCAGGTCCAAAAAAGGAGAGTTTGTTATAAGCGCCGGCCAGGACGCTGTTGTGTGCGGAATACTCTTGGCGGAGATTGTTTTTGATATAGTTGACCCGTCAGTTCGGTTTAAGCCGTTGGTAAGCGACGGGGCAGCGGTAGCCGCGGGCAAGGCAATAGCCTATATAGACGGTTCCTGCCAGAGCGTTCTTTCTGCGGAAAGAACAGCGCTTAATTTTTTATGCTGGCTTTCAGGTATAGCGACACTGACAAACAAGTTCGCCGAAGCTGTAAAAGATACAAGGGCGCGTATCATGGATACGCGAAAGACCATACCTACATTAAGGCGTTTTCAGAGATATGCCGTAAAAGTCGGCCAGGGCCTAAATCATAGAATGGGCCTGTATGACCAGGTCCTGATAAAAGACAATCATTTATCCCTGGCGCTTAAAAGCCCTGGGGCTTTTAAAGATGTAAAGGATGCGATAAAAGGGCTTGTGCAAAGCGCCAGGCTTAATGCTCCTAAAGGCAAAAAGATTGAGATAGAGATTGATTCCATTGACCTTCTCGGGCCTGCCCTGGAATCCGGCCCCGATATAATCATGCTTGATAATATGGGCATAGATGATATAAAAAAAGCGGTCTCCATAAGAGACGCTTACAGGATAAAGACAGGCGATGTTGGATTTAAGTCCCTTCTTGAAGTATCCGGCAATGTGAATATCACTAATGTCAGGGGCATAGCCTTGTGCGGAGTTGACAGGATTTCAATAGGCGCCCTGACGCATTCGGCAGCTTCCTGCGATTTTTCCCTTGAAGTCAGATAAACAAAACCAAATACACCCCTGAAAGGCTTTGCGTATGGAGTTTAGGCTTGTAAGTGATTTCACGCCCTGCGGCGATCAGCCAAAGGCCATTAACGGGCTTACCGAAGGCATTCTGTCGGGTAAGCGTTACCAGACCCTTCTTGGTGTTACCGGAAGCGGCAAGACCTTTACTATCGCGAATGTAATCGCCAAAGTCAGGAAACCTACCCTTGTCATGTCCCACAATAAGACGCTGGCGGCACAGCTTTACAGTGAATTCAGGCAATTTTTTCCGGATAACGCGGTGGAATATTTTGTCAGTTATTATGACTATTATCAGCCTGAAGCGTATATACCGCAGACCGACACTTATATAGAAAAAGACGCCTCTATTAACGATGAGCTTGACCGTTTGAGGCTATCGGCTACGGCGGCTTTATCTTCAAGAGATGATGTTATTATTGTCTCAAGCGTGTCGTGTATTTATAATTTAGGCTCCCCTGACGATTACAAGGATATGTTACTGCGCCTCTCGGTCGGCCTTAATATAACGCTTGAGCTGATTTTGAGCAGTCTTGTTGATATCCATTACGAAAGGAATGATATTGATTTCTCAAGAGGGGTGTTCCAGGTAAGGGGAGATATCATTGATATATTTCCGGCATACGAAAAATTGGGTGTAAGAATTGAGATGTTTGCCGATACGATTGAGGCGATAAGTTTGATAGATCCTGTTACGAAAAATACCAAAGAGAAACTGCGTGATATTACGATATATCCGGGCAAGCATTTTGTGACCACCAAAAAAAAGATAGACTCCGCGCTTATAAGCATAAGAGAGGAGCTTGACGCGCGGCTGAAGGAACTTAATGGCCAAAACAGGATACTTGAAGCCCAAAGGCTGGAGTCAAGGACCAAATATGATATGGAGATGCTTAAAGAGATAGGCTATTGCCATGGTATTGAAAACTATTCACGGCATCTTTCATCAAGGCCAGCCGGTTCCAGGCCTTATACGCTTATTGATTATTTCAAGGGGGATTTTTTGACGGTCATTGACGAATCCCATGTAAGCATACCGCAGATAAGGGGCATGTATGAGGGTGACCGTTCCAGAAAGCGCACGCTCGTTGAGCATGGTTTCAGGCTTCCGTCCTGCCTTGATAATAGGCCGTTAAAATTTAATGAATTTGAATCTATTACAGGGCAGGCTGTTTTTGTGTCGGCAACACCCGGAGATTATGAGGCAATGTCTTCCCAAAATGTCGTAGAACAGCTGATAAGGCCTACAGGGTTACCTGAACCTGAAGTTATTGTCAAGTCTTCAAAAGGCCAGGTGGATGACATTATAGCCCTTGTAAGGGGCCGGGCAAAAAAGAAAGAAAGAGTGCTTATAACAACCCTTACAAAAAGGATGGCCGAAGACCTGGCGGCATACCTTACCGATATGGGCCTTAATGTCCAGTATATGCACTCTGACCTGGATGCTATTGAGCGTGTCCGTATCTTAGGCGCCTTGAGAAGGCGTGAATTTGACTGCCTTGTCGGCATCAATCTTTTACGAGAAGGTCTTGACCTGCCCGAGGTCTCCCTTGTTTGTATATTAGATGCCGATAAAGAAGGTTTTTTAAGGAGCGCTACATCGCTTATACAGATATCGGGAAGGGCGGCGCGTAATATCAACAGCCAGGTGGTGATGTACGCGGATTCTGTTACAGGTTCAATGAAAAAAGCCATGGATGAGACCGCCAGGAGGCGTAAAACGCAGTTGGAATTTAATAAGAAACATAATATAAAGCCTAAAAGTATCCAAAAATCAATAAGAATAAGCATAGACGCCAAGCGTGAATCTGAAAATATAGCCGCCCGGCCAGTCGGCGAATCGTTAGAACAATTAGAGGCAGGGGAGCTTATCGCGGAGTTAAGCCGTGAGATGGAACAAGCGGCAAGAAACCTGCAGTTTGAAAAGGCGGCTTATTTCAGGGATCAGATAAAAAAACTTCAAAGCAAAAAAAAGCGAAATCTTTAAAAAAACCGGGTATCAAGTCCTATCGGACTGTCGCGCGGGGTATCTGCCATGGAAGAAAAGATAATTGGTATATTCAAAAAGAACCATCTGGATTATGTCTCCGGTGAACAAATAAGCCATAACCTTAATATGTCAAGAGCGGCTGTATGGAAACATATAGAAAAACTAAGACAGATGGGTTATGAGATAGACGCTGTCCCGCACCTGGGTTACAGGCTTGTCAAAACACCGGATAAGCTATACCCTTTTGAAATTATACCATCCCTCAAGACTTCATTTATCGGAAGGCGGATATTATATTATAATGAGCTTGATTCAACAAATACAACAGCCTGCGAGTTAGCGAAAAAGACAAAAGGCGAAGGCGCGGTAGTATTGGCTGAAAAACAAAATAAGGGAAGAGGCAGGCTTTCCAGGAGCTGGGTTTCTCCCACAGGTAAAGGTATATATATGTCTGTCGTATTAAAACCGGATATGCCTGTGTGCCAGGCTCCTTTGATTACCCTTATGGCCGCGGTAAGCCTTGCCCAGGCTATTAGAGACGCCTGCAATGTTCAGGCATATATAAAATGGCCAAACGACATTATTATCAAAGGGGGGAAGGTTGCCGGCATATTGACT is a window encoding:
- the nadC gene encoding carboxylating nicotinate-nucleotide diphosphorylase, with translation MIIDAYTRKIIQQALIEDIGGGDITTASVLGRSKKGEFVISAGQDAVVCGILLAEIVFDIVDPSVRFKPLVSDGAAVAAGKAIAYIDGSCQSVLSAERTALNFLCWLSGIATLTNKFAEAVKDTRARIMDTRKTIPTLRRFQRYAVKVGQGLNHRMGLYDQVLIKDNHLSLALKSPGAFKDVKDAIKGLVQSARLNAPKGKKIEIEIDSIDLLGPALESGPDIIMLDNMGIDDIKKAVSIRDAYRIKTGDVGFKSLLEVSGNVNITNVRGIALCGVDRISIGALTHSAASCDFSLEVR
- a CDS encoding biotin--[acetyl-CoA-carboxylase] ligase, encoding MEEKIIGIFKKNHLDYVSGEQISHNLNMSRAAVWKHIEKLRQMGYEIDAVPHLGYRLVKTPDKLYPFEIIPSLKTSFIGRRILYYNELDSTNTTACELAKKTKGEGAVVLAEKQNKGRGRLSRSWVSPTGKGIYMSVVLKPDMPVCQAPLITLMAAVSLAQAIRDACNVQAYIKWPNDIIIKGGKVAGILTEMEAEPDRIKFIVIGIGINVNTALTQLPRGAVSISHVLGEPVSRQALLTVVLEKLENNYILINKSGFSGLRLAWKNMSTTIGKKVRASCMRKVIEGIAYDIDTDGALNIQTNDGQIEKVTAGDLVELR
- a CDS encoding valine--tRNA ligase, whose protein sequence is MKEISKTYNPAGIERDIYRLWEEKGLFHASLDHKKMPYTIMIPPPNITGILHMGHALNNTIQDILIRYHRMKGRQALWMPGTDHAGIATQNVVERRLSSQGANRHELGRQAFINEVWKWRQEYGNTIISQLKRLGASCDWSRQRFTMDEGLSEAVQEVFIRLYEKGLIYRGNYIINWCPRCRTALSDEEVEHEEIEGRLYYIKYQVKPEGSACRACEPDYLIVATTRPETMLGDTALAVNPSDERYKSLVGRRAIVPVAGRHIPIIADDMVDPAFGTGVVKITPAHDPNDFNAGKRHNLQEINIMGPDGVLNENAGIYKGVDRFMARKQLAGFLEKEGLLDKVTPHRHAVGHCYRCHTIVEPYLSKQWFVKMKPLAGPAIEAVESGNIKFYPARWEKVYLDWMYNIRDWCISRQIWWGHRMPVYYCRACCCGDSSKGVIVSRVKPDKCPHCGGKDISQDEDVLDTWFSSWLWPFSTLGWPFNVAVSGGKTSPGDMEKQKKEFAYFYPTSCLVTAQEIIFFWVARMIMAGLEFCKKIPFRDVYIHGTVRDDTGTKMSKSLGNTIDPIEIIEQYGSDALRFSIISITAAGQDVFLNKERFESGRSFANKIWNASRFILMNFKPEPVCSLEDYFKNTGFSLADKWIWNSFQKAVKAVEKAIGDYRFNDAANIAYDFIWHKYCDWYVEIAKTSIDLPRTQAVLFNILINCLKILHPFMPFVTEALWQEMEMAEPLMVSEWPRIAGNEIDEGAISRMDKIISIIAAVRNIRAQMNISFKQPIRVIVSTKDKDMFSSADELSVYAGKLANAGQVRVDTLKTGPRPSASSVLDFCDVFIPLEGIIDIEKEKARLDKELGEAEMFLSAVNKKLANKSFIDRAPAGIVRDEKQKALVLTDKITRIKENIKNLT
- a CDS encoding pseudouridine synthase, producing the protein MPDLIRINKFLAQRGIASRRKSDELISQGRVCLNGIKLSSPGAMVDPVKDTVSVDGVKIDAGLLPEHLTYLMLNKPAGYITTLKDTHKRRTVMDLVPGVKGVFPVGRLDKDTTGLLIMTNDGRLCHRLMHPSFEMDRLYEVTIAGQVKASDISRIERGVDIGDGKASALKVLDIINDKFKTVVRVSLHEGRKRQVRKTFEALGYKIKELTRTGYAGLKLDLQTGSYRHLSEKEVSLLKKGVGIT
- the uvrB gene encoding excinuclease ABC subunit UvrB, encoding MEFRLVSDFTPCGDQPKAINGLTEGILSGKRYQTLLGVTGSGKTFTIANVIAKVRKPTLVMSHNKTLAAQLYSEFRQFFPDNAVEYFVSYYDYYQPEAYIPQTDTYIEKDASINDELDRLRLSATAALSSRDDVIIVSSVSCIYNLGSPDDYKDMLLRLSVGLNITLELILSSLVDIHYERNDIDFSRGVFQVRGDIIDIFPAYEKLGVRIEMFADTIEAISLIDPVTKNTKEKLRDITIYPGKHFVTTKKKIDSALISIREELDARLKELNGQNRILEAQRLESRTKYDMEMLKEIGYCHGIENYSRHLSSRPAGSRPYTLIDYFKGDFLTVIDESHVSIPQIRGMYEGDRSRKRTLVEHGFRLPSCLDNRPLKFNEFESITGQAVFVSATPGDYEAMSSQNVVEQLIRPTGLPEPEVIVKSSKGQVDDIIALVRGRAKKKERVLITTLTKRMAEDLAAYLTDMGLNVQYMHSDLDAIERVRILGALRRREFDCLVGINLLREGLDLPEVSLVCILDADKEGFLRSATSLIQISGRAARNINSQVVMYADSVTGSMKKAMDETARRRKTQLEFNKKHNIKPKSIQKSIRISIDAKRESENIAARPVGESLEQLEAGELIAELSREMEQAARNLQFEKAAYFRDQIKKLQSKKKRNL